In Lineus longissimus chromosome 9, tnLinLong1.2, whole genome shotgun sequence, one genomic interval encodes:
- the LOC135494167 gene encoding glycine receptor subunit alpha-2-like, whose protein sequence is MDSTTLIIGWVSCVLALISPSMCSAYFFPEELFSTYNKTTRPGSLQDEVTVVTVDMHVSTISSVSGISMDYEIDLYFRQTWQDPRFKFNGMKSITLSPYRIKDIWWPDTFFYNAKRGKLQDITRPNEFVHIFPDGTVNTSVRLTLLLSCFLELEYFPMDEQDCEIVIGSYGYKDTDIKYAFAYNFSTQFNENLILPEFVIDRKVAQVPVTDVYPSGNYSKLKFIFHMKRAFGYYMIQTYIPSMLVVILSWVSFWLDVRATPARISVGLLTVLTITTQASGVNSQLPRVSYIKAIDVWMSSCLVFVVVALVEFAVVNVLTRKNDDRARTMRLGTPCNTNHDRFTTSIDSGLDLPPRGLSVIALDDDDKRRRSTPRTEPQTNIQKCLSSLPFRRKASSDHDVHLNAEIMVETFSRYFFPIAFLCFNVIYWLHYWCRWFTNETCRG, encoded by the exons ATGGATAGCACGACTCTTATTATAGGTTGGGTGTCGTG CGTCTTGGCGCTCATTAGCCCCAGCATGTGTAGTGCTTACTTCTTTCCAGAGGAGCTTTTTAGCACGTACAACAAGACAACCCGGCCAGGTTCATTGCAAG ATGAGGTCACTGTAGTAACGGTCGACATGCACGTTAGCACCATCAGCTCAGTCAGTGGAATATCAATG GATTACGAGATCGATTTGTACTTTCGTCAGACCTGGCAGGACCCTCGGTTTAAGTTCAATGGTATGAAGTCGATCACGCTGAGCCCGTATAGGATCAAGGACATATGGTGGCCCGATACCTTCTTCTACAACGCCAAGCGGGGAAAGCTACAGGACATCACACGACCAAATGAGTTTGTTCATATATTCCCCGATGGTACAGTCAACACCAGTGTTCG GTTGACCCTTCTTCTGTCCTGTTTCCTTGAACTCGAATACTTCCCGATGGATGAACAGGACTGCGAGATCGTCATTGGAAGCT ACGGTTACAAAGACACTGATATAAAATATGCATTCGCCTACAATTTCTCAACACAGTTCAACGAAAACTTGATCCTGCCCGAGTTCGTCATCGATCGGAAAGTTGCCCAGGTGCCCGTGACAGATGTATACCCATCGG GGAACTACAGCAAATTGAAATTCATCTTTCACATGAAGCGGGCCTTCGGCTACTACATGATCCAAACCTACATCCCGAGCATGTTAGTGGTCATCCTCTCCTGGGTCAGTTTCTGGTTAGACGTCAGGGCAACGCCGGCCAGGATCTCAGTGGGCCTACTCACGGTTCTGACCATCACAACACAAGCGTCCGGTGTCAACTCGCAGCTCCCGCGGGTGTCATACATCAAGGCTATCGACGTGTGGATGTCCTCCTGTTTGGTGTTTGTAGTTGTCGCCTTGGTTGAGTTTGCTGTAGTGAATGTGCTGACGAGGAAGAATGATGATAGGGCGCGAACGATGAGGCTTGGGACTCCTTGTAACACGAACCACGATCGATTCACTACG TCCATTGACTCAGGCTTGGACCTACCGCCACGAGGCCTGTCAGTCATAGCCTTAGATGACGATGACAAACGTAGGAGATCCACACCAAGAACCGAGCCTCAAACTAACATTCAAAAGTGTCTATCATCGCTGCCATTTCGTCGTAAAGCTTCATCTGATCATGATGTACATCTCAACGCAGAAATAATGGTGGAAACCTTTTCTCGATACTTCTTTCCCATtgcttttctttgttttaatgTGATATACTGGCTGCATTACTGGTGCAGGTGGTTTACAAATGAGACGTGTAGGGGTTGA